In the Zingiber officinale cultivar Zhangliang chromosome 5A, Zo_v1.1, whole genome shotgun sequence genome, AGGATACGATCACCACAACCACGGGCATCAGCACTTCAGGTTCCGCAAAGCAAGGAAGTGAACTGAACAACAAAGAATGACACCCTCCTCGTCTCCGACTCTTACGAGTTATCGACAAAGTGTGCATAATTTACAGGTTCAAGCAGCTCGTTCCTCACATGGACGATGAAGCTAGCCTCATGGAACATTAGAGATTTCCATAAAGCCCTTAAACATGTGTGCGTGTGTGGGAGGGTTGCAACACCTCCTTAAACAAAAAGATATTCAAGTGATGACGCTTATCAAAACTAAACTCAATGGTGATACTTTGGCTATCATCATGCAAAAGAAATCGGGTATGGGAATGATAAATAGCTTCACTTATTCTAATTAAGGTCGTATTTTGCTCCTCTTGGATATGCACTAGGTTTCTTTATACGTTCTTATGACATCATATCAATATATGCATTGTCGGTTGCATTGCTCAATTACGAGTCAAGTTTTCATGATGACTTTTGTGTATGATTTACATTCTATTGTGACACGACGACCCCTATGGAATGAGCTCACACTTCTTGGGGAAATGATAGATGAACCTTGGCTCATTATAGGGGACTATGACTCATTATTAATAGTCCAAGACAAGGAAAGTGGTTAACCGGTTACCAATTATGAATTCCAAGATTTGGAACGTTTTGTTCATACTTGTGGCTTGGTTGATCTTCATTTCATTGGATGCCGATTAACATGGATGGATTGGTTTCTTTCAAGTTTGACAAGGCTATGGTTAACTCACATTATCCTATAGATGACTATGAGAGTTATGTGGATTTTGCACCTCTTGGATTCCTATCGGATCACTGTTGCAGTATAGTTTCAGCACTTGCAAGGTTGAATGGATGCAATAAGCTGTTcaaattttataatatatatGTGGGCATTACATGATTGGTTTCAAGACTTGGTGTAAGTTCATGGGATGATCTTGTCTTCAGACATGCTCAATATGTACTAAGGCAAAGCTTACACGACTAAAGGACAAGTTGTGCAACTTGATAAACTTCATTTCCAACACATCACGGAGCAAGCTCTAAGGGACAAATCAGTGCTAGAGGATGCCCAATGAAGCCTTCTATTTGGAGTCTAACCTCCAAGGTGGCAAAAAGCTAATACGCTCAATTCAAACACATCTCGGCGCAAGCTCTAAGGGACAAATCAGTGCTAGAGGATGTCCAATGAAGCCTTCTATTCAGAGTCTAAACTTCAGAtgacaaaaggcgaatacgcttgtCCCTAGCGCCCTCACCAAcctgtcccagggccaacacggagacGACTAAAGGACAAGTTGTGCAACTTGATAAACTTCATTTCCAACGCATCTCAGAGCAAACTCTAAGGGACAAGTCAGTGCTATGGAGTCGAACCTCCAAGTGATTATGGGATGATGAGAAAGAGAGCCACAATGCTAGCGGAGGGGGAAAAGCTTTTCTATTAACAACGAACAAAGATTACCTATCTCAAGAATAGTGATAGATGTACAAAGTTTTTCTATGACCTGGTGAAGCGTAACAACAAAGAAATGATATTATCACACTCACAACCAATCCGGGGAGCAAACAACTAGTTTGGATGAGGTTTTTGAAGAGTTTGTGGGGGTACTTTCACTATCTATTAGGTAAACCAAAGTATAGCTTTGGGTGGTGCCAACTTCCCCAGGAGCGGATGTCTCAAGCCCAAGCTGCAGGCCTAATTGCTCTAGTCACAACGAAAGAGATCAAGGAGGCTCTCTTTGATATTGGAGCCAATAAAGCTCCCGACCCGGATGATTTTAATGCAAAGTTTTACATGGCGGCTTGGGATAAGATTGAGGATGATTTTATAACTACGGTAAAGGAGTTTTTTCATCATAGGCAACTTCTTAAGCAATGGAATCATACCTGGATTGCTCCTATTACCAAATCTGATCACTCTTCGCGTGTTTCTGATTATAGGCCTATTTCATGTTGCACGATCTTATATAAGTCATTGCCAAAGTGTTGGCGGCACGGTTGGCAAGTGTTATGGATAGTTTATTGAATCGGCTACAAGTGACTTTTGTTAAGGACCGGTCTATTGGAGAACATATCCATCTAGCCCCAGAACTATTGAGGAAGTATGCTCGTAAAAGAATCACGCCAAAGTGCATGATTAAAGTTGATTTACGAAAGACCTTTGATATGGTTGATTGAGGTTTCCTTATATCCGCCCTAGTTGATTATGATCCCCCCCAATTTCACGGATGAATCCATGAATGCATTAGCACAATATCATATTTTGTTAACCTAAATGGAGCGCTACATGGCTTCCTTAGTGGGAGAAGAGGTTTGAGGCAAGGTGACCCACTCTCTCTTTTGTTGTTTAGATTATGTTTGGAGGTTTTCTCACGCTCTATGAAGGAAGTTTCAAGAATGGACGGTTTTCATTATCATCCTATGTGTGCGAGGGTAGAACTGACTCACCAAACTTCTGCTGATGACTTATTGTTATTTGCGAGTGTGGATGTCTCTACTTTGAACCTCATCATTGACTGTTTGATGGATTTTGGTGACAAGGCCGGCCTTAGGGCGAACCCATGAAATCTATCTTGTATGTGATCGGAGTTGATGGGGAAATGCGTGAGCCGCTGCTCTAAATTATCGATTTTCAGGAAGGGTCCTTTCCTTTTTGCTATCTTGGTATTCTGTTAGCCATGGAGAAACTACACATTGCAAATTATGGAGCACTTCTTGAGACTATCACAAAGAAGGTAATCGCTTGGCTAAAGCATACCCTTTAATATGCCAGCCGATTGGAGTTGATACGATCGATATTTCAAAGCGTTGAATATTTTTGGTTGTCTATTGTTCCAATGCCTAGTAGTGTGATTAACAAGATTATCGAATTTCTCAATCTTTTATGTGGTCTACAAAGCATCCGCCAATCTCTTGGGCAACTGTCTACCAAAAGATGATGGAGGATATGGGTTATGTGATTTGCAAGCATGGAATACGACTCTCCTATGTAGAATTCCATGGGATATACAAAATCGAAGGGAGTCACTTTGGGTACATTGGGTTCACCACCACTACCTCCGACTTGTGGATTTTTAGCATTGAGGAGTAAGCCTTCAGATTCTCCactaattaaacatttacttcaTATTTGTAATACTCTTTTAGAGCGCACTATCTCAGTAGGGGCAGCAAACATGAAACTCATTGAGTGGTTTGCGACGAAGCAAAATAGGTCAGCTTTGGCCTATGAGTTTTTTCATCCACGAATGCCCAACGTCCCTTGCTTTTCGATGATATGGAAGTCATGTATACTGCCCAAACACCACTTCATAGCTTGGCTACTTACTCATGGGAAGCTAAGGACAACGGACAACTTGCCTTATGAACCAAAGAAGATGTGTGTCTTGTGCCGCCAGTTGAAGAATCCAATGCCCACGTTTTTTTTTGCTTGTGCTATTGCCGAGTCTCTTTTTGATAGGATCAAAAGATAGTTGGATATCATATTTGAAATCACTAGCATGAGCAATTTTTTTTTGATGTTTTAAAGAGCTACTACAAAGGGAAAGGATGACGCACCAAGGCATGATATATTGTTGTACCTTTGATGATTTATCTTGTATGGGAAGCTCGTAACCGGTGTCGTTTTGAGAACATTATACCTTGTATTGAGAGGATGTTTCACAAGGTCTAGATACATGTCTGGCGCTTTGTAGCCATCAAGTGATAGAGCTCTTGGTTGGGTAGTAGTTGCTTTCTCGATGTCTTTCTTTTCTTAGATGTTTTCATCTGTGATAATTTTGTGATGATGTTTAGATCTAATAATGTTTTTCATGTCATAGACATCTAGAGTTGTAGTAGTAGTCTTGTGATCTTTGGGATCTTTATGTATATTTACCTTCCCCTCCCAAAAAAAAAGATTGACTTGGATCAAGAACGTGAGCGAGAGTTTGAGCCAGAGATCGAGCGTGAGCGAGGCGTTACAGGACTCATGCCAACATCCTCAGTGCCACTAAAAGACCACAAATGCTACCTCTAAGATTAATCGAGCGCAAGCCTGAACATCTAAATTAACATTGCAATGTCAAATAGTTGCTCATTGAGCTCTAGATAAGGCATATATGTCTACTACTCACAAAAAAACAAATAGGTTGTTCTTTAACAAAGACTAGAAAAGTTTAGCTTTGCTAGACCATTGGAGCTTTGATCCTTAGTGGATCCTCCATTCACCACTTGATCACTAGTTTCTTCATCTAATTCTATACTGCTTTTTTCTtcttataataacaaaaaactgCGAGGGGGATGATGATAAGTCATGCTTTACAGGATTTCCTCAGCTCGAATGTGCTTAGAGGAAGTGAAGTCGGTGCGGGTGTTCTCGTCGGTGGTAGTagatggagatggagatggagaagaagtagaataCCAATTGGAGCAGAATAAGTAGATGAAGAAATTGACAAGGCTGAGGGCAGCAAGGAGCCAATAGAAGAGGTCCAGCCTATCTTTGTTGAGGTCGTTGTCGCTTAGCCAACCTTTGGTGGAAGAGGTTGATGTAATGTTGTTCACAAGCGAGACGAGCAGGGAGCTCAAGTAGAACCCAAATGAGTAGGAGCAGTAGGTCATGGCTGTCAAGAAGGACTGCATGCCGGCCAATGACTGCTTGTAGAAGAATTCGATGAGCCCGACCGCCGTGAACATCTCTGAGAAGCCGAAGATTAGGAACTGGGGGGCAATCCAGAAAATGGAGAGTAGCTTGTTGGACTCCAAATATGTGTCCCTCCTCTTCTTCTCAATCACAGCTGCAGCCACCATGGATAATGTCACTGTGAATAGCCCGACCCCGATGCGCTGCAGGGGAGTGATCCCGGCGTCAGTTCGGGTGAACTTTCGAGCTAGAGGAACGAAGCACGTCTCGTAGATGGGCACGAGTGCAATGAGCATGATGTAGGGGATGGCTTGGAGTGATGCAGGGGGCACATGGAACGAGTCACTCAATTTGGTGTCCATGCCACTTCCTTGCTGCACAGAGAAGGTCTGCAGCTGTGCCAAGATCGTGTTGAAGATGATCGTGCAGGCGAAAATCGGAACCACCGACATGATGATCTTAACTTGCTCCACTTCCCATACTGTGCACAACCTCCATTTGCTCTCCTTCGTGTTACTTCCATCTTCACTTTTGAGACACGCCTTGTCCAAGAACCTTAACCACAGTATATCATGAATTCAGGACACTCCTAAAGTATGGCTACTCTTGAacttttagttttttttctcACCTGAACTTATCGATATGTGGACGGCCAGAATTCATCGATATATGTGGTTCAGAACTCGAAGGGCAAATTTGCTTTCTCTTGCTGAATGCAGCTACAAGGACCTGCAAGTTATCATCTTTGTGATTGAATTCTCAATCCATATCGAcatttgtgaagaagaagaagaagaagaagaagtagccatCTTGAACAATACCCTTGCTATTGGTGTAAAGATGCTGCCTTGTGGGCGTTTGTTCCGGTAGAAGACGGCGCCGGAGATCATGATACCGAGCCCGATGGCCATGGCACCGGCTGAGACACCAAACCCCACATCCATCCCTGACCTTGTCTGTACCCAAATGAGGAGAGTGAGGGCAATGAGCTCCCCTACACAGAAGCTGAAGTAGGCTGTATTGAAATAAGTTGAAAGCTTCTTCGACTGAACGGGATCATCTTTGCTGAATTGGTCAGCTCCATGTGAGATCATGTTGGGCTTCAGACACCCACTTCCTAAGGCCACCAAGTAGAGGGCAACAAAGAAGACAGTGGCCTTAAACCCCTTTGCCTCCTCGCAATGCTCCGTCGTCGACGACTTCATGCTGCATGAGGCCGGCCTCAGCTGTGGAAGATGAGCTTGCACCGACAGCAACATGAATCCCTACGAAAACACTTAACGATTAACTTCGATCTTCTCATAAAGATTTCAGTTAGAGTTAGCTTATGACTCACTGAGAGCTCCACAAATCCAAATATCAGCATGGTCCAGAAGCTTCCTAGATAGGAATCCGAGAGGAAGCCACCGAGCAGAGACAGGAGGAAGATAGTCCCTACAAAGTTGGTCACTATATTCGCCGACTTGGACAACGAAAAATGCATCTCGTTGAACACATAGGTGATGAGGTTGTTCCCAACTGCAGCAATTGCCATGATCTCAAATGCTTGAATCCCTGCAATCACCAAATTCTTGTCATCATCaactgtgtgtgtgtgtgagagagagagagagagtgagagagagagagagagacctaGAACAAAGAAGGCAGCTCTCATGCCACCATGCTTGTTAGGCATGCAAGGTTTGCCTCTCCAATCGACAGAGGCTTCAGAATCCTTTCTTGAACTTTGAATGTCCGTCATCTCTTTAAGCTGATCAATTGTCTCTATGCCCGAGCAGAACTATGGTGCAGTTATTTATAAGGAAGGGGAAGAGAGCAAGCAGTGATGGTTCTCCATGTCGAAGAGGATTAATGGAGGTGTCCCTGTGAAAGGCGGACCAGGGCCCTCTGCGTGCCTTTTGTTTCTGTTCAGTGCCAGTAGCAGCAAACAAAACTCTTGCTTAATCTCTCATTCTGGCATGGATTATTATTAAACCTTTTTGTGAGAATAAGACTGATATGAAGGAACCTTGTTCCATCTGACAATGGCATACAATTGTTTGGTTGAAATTCATCATTCTCTGTCAATGATCTGTAAGGAGTAACACCAGCTATCTCATCCATCTCACAAGGAGGGAATATGTTCTTGATTTCTCATAATGAGGACAAATTGAGTTGTCCAAAGAATCTACTCATGGTTTTCCCTTAAATGTGTGCGCGCGCTTAATGTTTCGATAAAGGGCTTGAATCTTTTAGAGTCCAAGGCATTCTGATGATAAACATGGCGAGAAACAAAACTATACCGACATAGGAGCTCTTAGTTTGAAATGTAATTGAAGGGCATCATAAACTCTTGCCAcaggacatttttttttttttttgatcttcACTGTATTTCTTACTCTTCGCTCTTTAATCTGAGAATATATTCCGGCATGGGTTTCGATCTGTACAAGTTTACATGGAAGAATCATTTGAAAGTATCTAAATATTTGCCGATCATTGATCGTTGAAACTCTTAGCCTTTAGGGGTTAAGGGGTTTAAGGACTTAGAGACTCCGCTTGAAATCCTAACTCGATGAAGGACTCACATCAGAGTACCCTACGGGCATTAACACTGGATCCAACACGTGATGCCTAGTGTATTGCGTGACTACTTGagaacattattattattattatttactttcATAATTTTCTTAATTGTTTCTTTTGCAATGTTCTCGTGCCCTATGAGTCCTAAACATGATTGCATCATCACATGGGAGGATTCCTAGTCATGGAACAAGCCGCGACTACTATGAATAGAAGGATGAACAATTTTTTTTAAGGTAGCCCTCAAGCAAGTTTAGTTCCGTGAATATCGGTATGAGGTCAAAGTGGGCCAAGCTCGGACCACATCTTGTCGATCTCATCCCTTTCTCTTCCGGCATCTCGATATCGAGTGGATAAGAGAGTCCGACCAGTAGGCTATTCCCCTACACACAATGTATTATTTGCACATAGCGAGAAATTAAATGTGATCGATTTTAATGTGATATTGTTGTGGGGGTCCAAAGAGGCTCACAAGTTCATCTAATTGATTGATGGCAAGGAAAGGAAAGGCTAAGGGGACACTTCCACTATTATTGGTCAAAAGAGGACAATGCCAAGTTGCCAATCTAATAAAGAGTTCATGCTTTTGTTATGTATTCTTTTCGAAGATTATCGACTAGAAAAAAAACCCAGGTATGGACAAACGAGAAAAAACTATGGTGCATGTGATTTGCATATTTTTTGTCCCCTCTCTTAGTTTGTGTTTTAGCGAAGGTGTGTGATGTTTAAGCAGCCACCTCACTTCATTTTTTGGTAGCGTAGGAACTGTCCCTGGATTATGATATATTGATACAGTGATAGGATATTCAGATTATTACCTAAATATTTACGGTTTGATTTCAGTTAtgatgaatttataaaaaaaaatttctttaaatgaGACATACAATCAAAAGATGTTGGACTTCTTGACCGCCTGTTATgagcgcttctcgatttatcttgatgattgatagaaaaattttataaaattaaactgATTGCTCCAGaactaattagatttattatttttatttttttgataacttagaaacTTGGGAGTTTGCCGACTCAAATACCCTTCtcatccaaacaatttgatattagTTACCTGATTGGTAATTATTTGGTCAATCTAAAGGCTACATGGTGCTGATATAACCGATCCTAACCTTCTAAAATCTGAATGTTTAAATTTGATCTTGGCTTCTTTTAACCATTTCCTTCCTTCACCTTCATGTTTGATACTAAATAGTTATGGAATAGTTTTAAATTGTCGTAAATTCACCACCCTTTGTTTATTTTATATACATTTATTTTACTATTGGACGGACATAAACGAGTTTTATTGAAACAAACACTAAATTTCTGTTAATTTACAACCCTAAATGTTATCAAATAGTAAAGTAGAATCATTTAGTTTATAAATAACAACCCAATGCTACCTAATCAAGCAATGTAATTAAACTTGATGAACTTTTCTTAGACAAGCATCATGTGCAAACAATGCTTCTCCTGCCCTAACTTTCTGCCTATTTTAGGCAATGAAAGAAAGGAGACAAAAGAAGCTACTAACTAAAACAATTGTTTATTGATAATGGAAAGTGAGATTATTAAGTGTGTTAGGCTTAAATTTGACTAAACAACAAGTTCATTGATTGGATAGGATTAACATTTAGTGGGGGGTTGTCTGCCCCTTTTTTAGGTGGTGAAGTAATTTCATGCAAAGTCAACCTTTGGTTTTTGAGGTGGGCTTAAATTTAAGCTCAAGTGGGAGTAGTCGACATGTGTGCTTAATTTACTATGAAGACGGATCGTCAAACCGGTGAACCGTGTGAAAGTCCTGATGTTGTTTGTCGTGCAGTAGATATAGGATCGTGGTGAGATATTGGATTGTCAATCTATTTATagattctttgttttttttatttggccaaattaagattattttttttttaaagaacatCCCAAATTATTCATATCATCAAAAGGGCGCGCTttcaaaaattatcaaaatagtgTGTCATGAGCTCCAATTTAGATCAAACTGCTTTAAGCACTGTATgtgaggaggtgagggaaggataaaaaaaaaagggtaaAGAAAGAGAATTTATTTAGAAGGAAGTGAACTAgggaaaagaaaagtaagaatggataaattttaatttttcatatttatttataaaataaaaaagaattttatatCTTAATTTGGGATGTaaggaaagttaagaaaaatttatgttttaattttatctctgttttattatattaattttaaaaattattattttaggtATTCTTTACATCGGGATGAAAAACACTCGCATAACCTGACTCGTATCGTCCAACGCTCGCACATCGTTGACGTTGATGCCAATATCGATTTCGAAGCCGACGTTGATGCCAACTTCGACGTCGATGCCGAGTTCGATGCTAATGTCGACGCCGATGCAGATGCTAACTTTGACATCGACACTGACACTGACACCGATTTCGACGCTGACGTTGACTTTGACGCCAATGTCGACTTTAACAAATAAGTTATAATTACTTGAATATGAaaatcttaactaataaatttatataagatGCACTAGATTCTTAAACCTGTAAGTCTTTAACAAAAGTGAGATAATTTtgtaactttatatatttaaccttcattatTCTCGCTTTCCTCCCAAACATGATAATACATGTTACGTTAATAAACCTTCCCTCCCTCTAAAATAAGGGGAATATAAATACTTTAtttcttctcccttcttcttcccttaATAAAGCTCACCCCATTCAAACAAAGGGTTAAGATGGTGCAACTTTGATCAAAATTGTTCATGCCTTTGGGATATTCTATTTACGTCTCAGAGTAACTTCAGTCAAAACTACTCTAAGATGGCGTAAAGGGGATGTtgcttttataatttttgaaagagtaaTGTCCTTTTGACAATATGAATAATTaggtatgttttttttattaagttcgATGGTAGTTATTATGCCGGTAAattggagaaaaatctctaatcacAATTGATCCGGTGGGAAGGTGGGGCCCACCCGGCAGAATGTCAAGGTAGTCAGCGCCCCAGGAGTTCGTCCGATCGGGCGACTCATCTGCCAGGTCGGCGCGGGGGATATCCAACCCGATACTACGACAGCTCGACCAGACACCTAGCTTCCAACGCTCAAAAGGCTCCAGTATGGAGGAACGGAGGTCGAGCGGTCGTCTCGCTCGATCGAACAGTGGACACATCCCCGACCAAGTAGGCATGGCTCCCTCGCTCGACAGGATGGAGCTAAGATAGCAGACCATTGGTCGAGCGGACATCCCGCTCGACTCGATCACGATATCAGCCGGACGACAAACTTGCCGAGCGGCTCCCCCGCTCGGCCCAGTAAGGACAAAAGGAGCAGCTGATGATATCCTTTTGGGAACTCGCACTACTGGCAGACGGCGTGGTCAGCGGCATGGTCAGGCGGAGGATTGTACGGTAGAAACTTTCgctgtcttgtcagagatatgctcgagctGATAAGATATGgtgtcagggatactttactgGCACGTCCTTTCACGGTAAGTTTTGAGAAGTGTGCATGCCTCGACAAACGTGCACACGCGCTCCCAGGggccctatataaggagccccAAAGCTTCATCGGAGGTAGGTTCACTACTGTAGCTATAGTTATGATGTTGCTCTCTTCCCTTCTCTACTTCATTTGCTTGCcgtcgatgactgacttgagcatcggagggtcatcgtcAGGGAATCCTTCCCCGGCTCTatactaacgacttgtggttgtaGGCTTAGCCCGTCGGAGGCTCACATCGTCTTcagtctacatccagtcaacgtgagcgCCACCTCCCCAGCGTCTGTCGACTCGACTCTTGGACATGATCAACAATGTTAATTTTACATGCAATCTTCATGTCtaacaaattttattttcactcccaaagttttatttgtttcaactTCCTCATGCAAATATCATTACCTAATTACCCCTCAgatttttttaggtacaaaaagttcaaaaatgagtataattcctcttaaattcagcactttaaactagaatcgagtatattttctataaaattaagTACGATTTTCTAATTACCCCTCAGGTTTTTTaggtaaaaaaattctaaaaatgagtataattactcttaaattcaatactttaaattagaatcgagtatattttctatcaaattaagtaCGATTTTCTAATTActcctcagattttttaggtataaaaattttaaaaatgagtataattactcttaaattcaatactttaaactagaatcgagtatattttctatcaaaattacccctcatattttttaaatacaaaaagtctaaaaatgggtataattcctattaaattttgtattttaaactagaatcgagtatattttctatcaaattgagcacgactttttttctacttaatataatttcttctaaatttagcattatttaaagaaaatctagcatatttttcatccaattgagtatcatttaaagaaaatttagtatattttccatccaattgaggtgtTAAAAGAGTCGTgcttaatttaatagaaaatataaaagattctagtttaatgtgctgaatttatgaagacttatatttatttttggattttttatacataaaaatatcaaagataattaaataaattaatgtcTATTATATTTGattgaaaaatgaaaataaaattttttattaatgaaagttatatataaaattttatttttattagggACTGCATGTAAATTTTGTTATGcatctcttccttttctcttctcctcgtTGCTTCCTTTTCTTTGCCAACTTCTTAACCTTTCGGTGCTCCTTTAATTACCACAGTAGATTAGATGTGGAATAACTGTTGGTGATCGACAAGTGACAATCGCAATTAAATTAGGAAGTGCCTTTTGGCAAAGCGAGTTGAAAACGTTGTATAAACCAAAAGTGAGTTTAGGTTTTAGTTTTCCAATAGGATACGTTTCAAGAGCCATGAAAGCTACCGAGCTTCGCTTTTTCGAGTTGCTCCACTTGCTTGCTATTGCATCTGCAACATGGGAGATGAAATAGTTTCTTTCTTTGATGTCAATCGTCTTTTACTTGAGTTTATGCTTAGACCACTACAACCTTAATTGGTCACTAAATGTTTGATAGCCAATCtgacactaaaaaaaaaaaattggattatCAACGGAATTACAAACAGAAATTTTTTTCTGCAATTCTTTCCCGACCTATATTTCTGTCGGGAAAACATGGATATGAAATAAAAATCCTAACATTATCAACGGAATCACTATTCCGTTGGTAATACCATGGATTATT is a window encoding:
- the LOC121981539 gene encoding protein NRT1/ PTR FAMILY 4.3-like, encoding MTDIQSSRKDSEASVDWRGKPCMPNKHGGMRAAFFVLGIQAFEIMAIAAVGNNLITYVFNEMHFSLSKSANIVTNFVGTIFLLSLLGGFLSDSYLGSFWTMLIFGFVELSGFMLLSVQAHLPQLRPASCSMKSSTTEHCEEAKGFKATVFFVALYLVALGSGCLKPNMISHGADQFSKDDPVQSKKLSTYFNTAYFSFCVGELIALTLLIWVQTRSGMDVGFGVSAGAMAIGLGIMISGAVFYRNKRPQGSIFTPIARVLVAAFSKRKQICPSSSEPHISMNSGRPHIDKFRFLDKACLKSEDGSNTKESKWRLCTVWEVEQVKIIMSVVPIFACTIIFNTILAQLQTFSVQQGSGMDTKLSDSFHVPPASLQAIPYIMLIALVPIYETCFVPLARKFTRTDAGITPLQRIGVGLFTVTLSMVAAAVIEKKRRDTYLESNKLLSIFWIAPQFLIFGFSEMFTAVGLIEFFYKQSLAGMQSFLTAMTYCSYSFGFYLSSLLVSLVNNITSTSSTKGWLSDNDLNKDRLDLFYWLLAALSLVNFFIYLFCSNWYSTSSPSPSPSTTTDENTRTDFTSSKHIRAEEIL